A region of the Perca flavescens isolate YP-PL-M2 chromosome 15, PFLA_1.0, whole genome shotgun sequence genome:
TCCGAGTAAACCCCACACCCGGGTGCTGCCGTAGCGGTCCGAGGCATACGCAAAGTCCAGATACTCGTACAGGCCGTCGTCTGCCGTCCACTCCAGAGGCGCTGACGCCAACTCCCACACCAACACGATGACCAGGGTCAAAAAGAAGAGCTGGTGTTGAGGGTCCAGCACCAGAAAACCCAAACGGCTTCCTTTGTCCTCTTCCTGGGTCGTCTCTTCGCCGAGCTTGTCTTCTGACCCTGAGAAGAATCTAAAGCTGGACCTTTTCTTCCTCACCGCAGCCACGGAAGAGCCGACTGGCGCAACGCTTGGCTCTCCAGCGCCGTCGTTAGCCACCGCTGAGGTCTTCTTTAGTGACAGCAGAGGATGCGATGTATCATCGTCATAATACCGATTAAGCGCCGTTTGGGTCGTCGGAACCGGAGCAGATTTAGCGTCAGTGAGAGTCGTTGCAGGAAGAGTGACACCAGACGTGGAAACGGGAGCGGTGACAGCGCTGCTCCCGAGCAGGTTGGCGCCCGGTCTCAGATCTGACGCGTTACAGCTGGCGGTCTGTGGGTGCACATCGGCGGGCGAGACGAGCAGCAGAACCACGGCGACTGCCGCCGAGCACACCAGGGAGCCGTTTATCACCGCTCGCCTCTTGTCGTAGCGTTTGGACAGCTGGCTCGCCGCGGGGCTCCACACCAGCGATATGAGGTGCTTGGTGCCCATGACGATGCCCGTCATGGCGGGGGTCAGACCCAGCTGTCTGAAGTACAGCGTGAGGAAGGGGAGCAGGCAGGCGCGAGCGCAGCAGCACAGGAAGTTGAAGGTCCCGGCCACAGCAAGGGCGCGCTTCATGTCGATCTGCTTGTTCCTCTTCATGGTTGCCAGCTCACGGTGTCacgttcagacagacagacagacagagagagagagacacagacagacagacagagagagagagagagagacacagacagacagacagagagagagatatgggaATTAGTGCCGGGGATTGTCAGGGAGTACATTTACaggcacaccaatattccactattattccgaatatgacaatattcggAATTGGATACGGGTCATGTAAACAGAATATTACGGTTGGATATTCAGAATAAGGCCTTcttccgaatatagcattttccaatTAAGACATGGGAGGGATATTCcgttattattcaggttttagagcagagatcttcaacagggggtccggagcccctagggggtccttagagttactgcagggggggccaccaactttttttaaattgtttttcaaaaatgaaaatgtgtcaaCATGAAtcaaacatattattagcaaatataaaaaaatgtggtgaaaaaaaaaaaccacattgatgataggcttactggcccaaGTATAAGGATTCACTTAACATTACAACATGATTtttaaaatcatgccaacaattactTAATAGCttggtattctatgcaaaagaagaagaaggctttaggccacccacATGTAATTGTAGGCCCTGTTAAATATGCAACTTTTATACAAAATTTATGTATAATATATGTAGTAGCGGTCCCTGCTCAGtttctctcagttaaggggtccttggcctaaaaaacgttgaagaccacagttttagaggcattctttggaaaAGTCAAAGATCATCTATACTAAAGATCATGAAACAAGCAATGGTatgaaacggtacacacttccggtctcctaaaggggcgtggcctcgtttgaaCGTTGTGTGGATGGATTAAaagttatttaaataatttattaaaaaggTTCTTTTGCTAAGGTttgatatttacacagctaaaaagGCATATTTAGCATCACAAAGATTAGTTTGGTTAGGGCGTTCACAAACGTTAGCTTCTcggtgttgccagatctcgcgagagttttttcctgagacagaaacaggtctcaaacaaagttcattttctgtcattttagtgtcagaatgttctggagacATGTGGCTTGTGATGAatgggtccaatatttactctgGGTACTATGGGGCGAAATTATcactcataatctgtgttcacgttcacttctcccgTTGGAATCATTGCACGCAGgacctgccgctagtctcctaaagaggtgTGGCAGTGGGGGAGCccacgtgacacagatacagaaaaCTACTTTACTTGGGGCTGTCTAGACCAGAGACAAGATGTGAGTCTACATTCAGAGTCATACATACCTACACtatggctacgttcacaccgcaagtcttaatgcctgattcagattttttgctcagatccgatttttttgtttggctgttcacatgactttttaaaatgtggcctatatcagattccagtgtgaactgttcgcggttttgaactgacctgcatgcgcaaaagaacaagaacgatgacatcagacgcagcacgctgttgcactaaagttagggaggttatggaggaagtcagcattttcgtttttttttttttttttttttgccgacaTCACCTTTTTACGTGAGCCGATCCTCGCCCTGGCGATGCGACGCGCGGTTGGGTAACACTGAGGACAGTCCGCCCCGGTTAACAGCcgcactggaagcaggggggcCCGCCCCTCCCCGCGGGGAGAGGGGGCGCAGCGAGGGTTTTTGAggtaaaagtcacatcaaatccgccttggctgttcacactgcggccgcaTTGAAAAAAAGATCTGGGTCGGGTTCAGGACCACATGtcggatttgggccactttggcctgcagtctgaacgtagcctatgTGAGTCGCGCACGTGCAGAAAGGCCGCCATCTTTGACAGATAGCTACGGCACTTGGACGAAGTGTGAAAACTACattctttcacccaggaaatgcatgTTTGTTTCCAGgtagtgttttaatccaaaccaccatctctcccccccccccccttttctgTTCATTAAGGGAACTGAAACTGAATTTGTTGAACAGTACAAGTATCTGGGAACCGTTGTAGATAAAAACCTGAAGTTTGATGTGAATTGTGATGCAATACGTTTGTACTTCCTTAAGAAGTATAACTCAGCTTAATTTGCACATGTAATGTagtactttgttttgtttttagagatTGTTCCAGCGGTAAtaaattgtgttgtgtgtattgcATACAGGAAACCTTTTTTGTACTCATATCTTGTATTGTTGcctatatatttgtatgttgcttgaatgtttttctttttttaatctttcacTCCTGACTGAATATCAAGTTTCCcatttgggataataaagtgactgaactgaatgttctttttttttttttttttttttttcttctttaaatgttttcagtttaaaaacccaaagaaaatattcacatttaacaagctgccaTCAGATTATTTTGAGGACTCAAAACGATATAATCGACTATCAAAATAGCTGACGTTTAGTTTAATAGTTGACACTGGTTTAATGGTTTACACTTTTGGagcatttttacttttaaaattaTCAATTATCAAAGTAGTTGCAGTGACACGATGCTTTGGGCAAACCGCAAAGCCCACACCACAGCCCTCTGTAGTCTTTATTTTTAAACCTAAAAGATGAATACATCTTCATAATTATAcgaatttatttttattttgctgggatttaaaaaaaaataacgggTCATTTATAGACTACAGTAtacggcatatatatatatatatatatatatatatatatatatatatatatacacacaatacacTTGTGCTTAATTCTTTCTTTGAACGTGTGGTGCATTCATTGGAAGAGCTTAACTTTTAAAACGAGCGtcccaaaataaaagcccatcGTGCACCTGTTCCCCGGTAGGACGTGGAGATGTGGAGCGCTAGTCCACGTCATGTCATGTTTGTAagataatgaaataaaagtcaaCGTTAAACATTTACCTTttgaactctctctctctctctgtctctctttgtgtccgCAAAAAGctctttaaacttttttttaccgTCCACCTTCCACCTCGAACATTCGCATCGCATCCACGGTGACCTGTCCGTCTGTTGTGTTCTGAGCTAGTTTTATGTAGCCTAGCGGGCTAGCCTACAGGCTATgataaggagagagagagagggagagacagagagagagagagagggagagagagcaccTGTGTAAGGCGAGGAACACTCGTTAACACCTGGAGAGCTTTTCCCCACGTCTACAGCGCCCCCTGACGGTGTGGGTGCCTCTGTAATAATACTTAaagtgcattaccgccacctacCGGACTGGACTGCAAAACAATAGAGTAGcaggaaaaagaaataaataaataaaaatgaaatgaaacaaaaattaaaaatgctagggttttttttatttcataaaataatttttttttttcttcaaatacaaaattcaaaattttcaaatagaaattaaaataaaaataaaataaaaaaaacgagaaaacattttaatttttttttttttttttttaatttgtattggaAAATTaggaattttgtattttaaataaaacaacccCCCCATTTTTTGGTTTtgatttatttcaaatacaAAATTCCAAATTttcaaatacaaattaaaataattgttttttttttaaaaaccctaGCAAAATCAACCAAACTAAATTAGGACAGACTAAACTAAATTCTCTCTAagaacccaaaaaaaaaattatgaacccaaaaaaaaaattatgttactAGAAAACGCATTCCCCATGCTGCATCCCCAAGTAAGTTTTCTACTGTAAAGCTAACCTAGCTTCTTTTAATGCTAATCTgggtttctttcttttcttttcatagcCCCTACACTCAAGCAGCACAGACCCACGCTGATCACAATGCATACACCTACCAGTTGGGTGTTTATCTACTCCATGACAACCATTTCTTCAGTACTGTTGGAGAATATCTATTAGATCACACCGTACTTTTTTATCTTTGTGAAGTTTTGAATCAATTGCCTTCTTTCATTCTCATATTTCTGACAATAGTAGAAGGTAAAAGTGGAATATGCTCGATTGTTTCTTCTTGCCCACAGTAATCACATCTTCCTGTATTATGCTTACCTTTTTTAAACAGTGAGGGGATCTCATACCAAAAAAAATTTCTTGCCCTTTAAACTATTTTGGACAAATATTCATGAATGGAtgtgtattataatataatcaaattaacacgtctgacaacacacatatcacatgaccattcacacacactgggcatgtgcgtgctggtgtaaacaggaagcagatggTCTGATGTTACTGTTATAATACCTTGCATTCCCAGAGGTTTTAGAGGTGTTATTTTATCTCGAAAAACTCAACAACCACATATCTTTTgtaattaaaggtgctgtaggtaggattgtggagatccaggacttagccaaaatcatcgacaacttctcagtccctacCCCCTTTCTgataaagcccaaaatggtcttctaagcccctccccccacaagggagaatgaatgcgttggccctgattggtgcatctgaacagggagtggtgtatttttgcaaatctcagtccaggctgtaggtggagccagaggagctggatttattttaatgacctgcttcatgtacagtacaggccaaatgtttggacacaccttctcattcaatgcgtttccttttattttcatgactatttacattgtagattctcactgaaggcatcaaaactatgaatgaacacatatggaattatgtacttaacaaaaaagtgtgaaataactgaaaacatgtcttatattttagattcttcaaagtagccaccctttgctttttttattaataagggaaataattccactaattaaccctgacaaatca
Encoded here:
- the mfsd6l gene encoding major facilitator superfamily domain-containing protein 6-like yields the protein MRCECSRWKVDGKKKFKELFADTKRDRERERVQKLATMKRNKQIDMKRALAVAGTFNFLCCCARACLLPFLTLYFRQLGLTPAMTGIVMGTKHLISLVWSPAASQLSKRYDKRRAVINGSLVCSAAVAVVLLLVSPADVHPQTASCNASDLRPGANLLGSSAVTAPVSTSGVTLPATTLTDAKSAPVPTTQTALNRYYDDDTSHPLLSLKKTSAVANDGAGEPSVAPVGSSVAAVRKKRSSFRFFSGSEDKLGEETTQEEDKGSRLGFLVLDPQHQLFFLTLVIVLVWELASAPLEWTADDGLYEYLDFAYASDRYGSTRVWGLLGAACGVGGAGVLVSQLRCLVAYRTPGSGVHFLCYAALAALALPAAACLPLYLNKKRNRANGLLKAALLVRGSPRAALCAVTALLVGCAASAVDNFLLWQMQDQGSGELHMGLSLALAALSEAAFPLLAGRVSKLLSPERVLVVAAASLGLQCFYYSFLWAPWAALPAQVLSCFSGGALWWAVKAQCAEVATPGAERSVSKLYSALSLHLGSGLGSFAGGFVVQRFGLTWLFRGAAVCVMAWCVCLPLLQWKAPRQRRINYCRLLAAGASEASDSESEQERDWLEKAMEDSRSNNNYGRGRGH